Within Saccharomonospora cyanea NA-134, the genomic segment CTGCACACCTTCCTCGACGAGCACCCGTCGGGCCCCGCTCGTGTGATCGGCGAACCCGTGTGGTCCGGGCGGGCCGAAGAGGAGTACCCGGCGTGCGTGCAGCACGAGGCGATGGTGAACCTGGCGTTCGTCTGCCGGCCGGCGACGTTCATGTGTCCCTACGACGTGGACGCTCTCGGGCCCGGCGTGGTGCGGGACGCCGAGGCCACCCATCCGTTGCTCATGGAAGCCGACGCGGGCGGCGACGGTGCGCGGCCGAGTCCGCGCTACTCGCCCGAACTGGCGTACGACCGCTACAACGAGCCGTTGTCGGCCCCGCCGGAGGCGTTCGTGGTCCCGTTCGACGTCGAGACCCTGTCGAAGGCACGTCGCGTCGCCACGGAGTTCGCGGCCCGCGCAGGTATCGAGGGGGACAGGCTCGACGACGTCGCGCTCGCCGTGGGTGAGGTGTGTGCCAACAGCGTCCGGCACGGAGGTGGCCACGGCGAGCTCGCGGTGTGGGGGAACGGTGACGGCGTGGTCTGCCAGGTCTCGGACGAGGGCAGGCTCACCGACCGGCTCGCCGGCCGCAGGCCGGTGTCGAAATACCGGCACGGGGGACGAGGCCTGTTCCTCGTGAACCAGGTCGCCGACCTCGTCCGTACGCACGTCGCTCCCGACGGGCTGACCACGCACATCCACGTGCGCCGCTGAGGCACTAGACCCGGCGCTGCGGCCTGCCGGGCGCGTACCGCCCGAGGAAGCGCAGCAGCCCCGGCACAGTGGTGCGGAAGTACGAACCATCGTGGTCGCCCGGGTCGATGTCGGCGACCTCGGGATCGGCTCGGCGAATGAACGCGCGCACCCCGTCGATGAACGGGTCGTCGCTGCCGCACCAGACTCCCGTGGGAATGCCGCGTGTGGCGTGGACGTTCGCCAGGGGGTCCATGGAACGCCACTCCGCCTTGCTGCGCCAGGCGTTGCGCTCGCGCATCCTCTGCCACGACATGAAGGCCGGGGCGATGGCACCGACGGCGCGCACGGGTTGTCGCCGTTCGGACCGGCGGCGCGCGTAGAGCAACGCACCGAAACCACCCATCGACGTTCCCACCACGGCGAACGGAAGACCGCGCCGGTCGGCCAGTCCGCGTTCCCGCAACCAGGCGGGCACCTCCTCCAGCAGCATGGCCATGGGGTCGTCCCCGTGGTGGTACTCGTGCCAGTAGGTGTTGCCCCCGTCCACGGCTACGAACCCGAACGGGGGGATCCGTCCTTCGTTCACGGCCTCGACGAGCCCGGGCACCAGGCCGGGCGGGCCCGCGCGGCGGGCTGTGCCGTTGCGCCCGTGCAACAACAGCACCATCGGCAGGCCGGGCGGCGGCTGCCGTCGGGGCAGTTTGTAGATGACATCGACGCTCTCACCCCGATGCCGCGAGTAGCGCCGTTCGACGACCACCGCACCGTCGTAGTGCATCGAGCGCGTCGTCGACGACGCTCCGCACAACGAGGTGATCCCGAGCGTCGTGACGGCGGTGGCGCCCAGCAGGACCGACCGCCTGCTGGTCCATCGTCGGCCGTCGCCCGTCCCCAACACCTCTGCCCCCAGGTAGTGCCTTGGCCTCACGGACCGTCCTCATGCGATTGCGTTTCCGGTATACAGGTTCATGCTTTCGCCGCGCAGGAAGCCCACCAGCGTCATGCCGCACTCCTCGGCCAGTTCGACGGCCAGTGAGGACGGAGCCGACACAGCGGCGACGAGGGAGATACCCGCCATGGCCGCTTTCTGAACTAACTCGAACGAGGCACGACCGGACAGCAGCAGCCCGAGGTCGTGTGCGGGCACCCGGTCCTGCTGGATGGCCCAGCCGAGCACCTTGTCCACCGCGTTGTGCCTGCCGACGTCCTCCCGCACCGCGAGCACGGTGCCGTCCGAGGTGAACAGTCCCGCCCCGTGCAGGCCGCCGGTGGCGGCGAACACGCGTTGCCGTTCCCGCAGCGAGTCCGGCAGGGTCGTCAGCAGGTCCGCCTCGATCGTGAACGAGGCGCCTGCCGGGTGGAACCGGCTCTTGAGCCGAACGGCGTCCAGCGCCGCCTTGCCGCACACCCCGCACGACGACGTGGTGTAGAAGTTGCGCTGCACGCCGACGTCGGGCATCGGCACGCCCTCGGCCAGTCGCAGGTCGAGCACGTTGTACGTGTTGCGCCCGGAGTCGTCCACGCTGTCGCAGTACCGCGCCAGCACGACGTCCTCCCGGTGACCGATGACGCCTTCGGACAGCAGGAAGCCGTGGGCGAGTTCGACGTCGTGGCCCGGGGTGCGCATGGTGACCGCCAGCGGCGTGCCCGAGAGGCGGATCTCCAGCGGTTCCTCGGCCGCGAGCGTGTCGGGCCGTCGCCGCTCGCCGTGCGGTGTCAACTTGCGCACGGGCCTGCGTACGGTCACTCGGCCCACCGGGCACCACTCCCTCGCCTCTCGTGCGAACCGGGTCGGCAGTTCCATGATGGCGCGTTTCGCGACGGGCTCGCACGTGCGGGAGCCATGGGAGCTCGCCACTGTGGAGTCACGTTCCGGGGCGCGAGCGCGTCGAAGGGGCAACGCTGTTGACCGCCCGATCACGAAAGGTGCCGCGGTGACGCCTGCCCGACTCGAACTCTTCGAATCATGTCGACCTCAGCTGCTGTGCATGGCATTCCGGATCACGGGCTCCGATCCCGACGCCGAGGACGTCGTCCAGGAGGCGTGGATCCGCTACGAGCGCGCCGACGCGCGCGGGCTCCACAATCCCGCGGCCTGGCTGACGACGGTGACGACCCGGCTGTGTCTCGACCTGCTCCGCAAGCGGCGGGAGGTGCCCTGGCAGCCGGGGGACCTCCCGCCCACTGACGAGGAGTGGGAACCGGGGGAGGTGGTCGAGCTCGCGGACGAGGTGACAGCGGCTTTGGTCGTGGTTGTGCGGGAACTGACGCCGCCGCAGCGGGTCGCGCTCGTGCTGCACGAGGTGTTCGGCATGTCGTTCGGCGAGGTGGCCGCCGTCCTCGGCACCACGACCGGATCGGCGCGGAAACTGGCCAGCCGCGCCAGGGAGCGCCTCCGGCGTCGCGGCCCGAAGCCACGGCAGGCCCCGGCCGAGAGCGCCCGGAAGGTCGTGGAGGCTTTCCTGCGCGCCGCTCAGGACGGCGACATGGACGCTCTGGCGACGGTCCTGGACCCGGACGTCGTCCGGACGGCCGACCCACAGGCACTGGCCCCGGGGATGCCGCAGTTGGTCCGTGGTGCCGGGGCTGTGGTGGAGGAGACGCGGTCGCTGAGAGCGAACGCGAGACGGGCCCGGGTCGCCACCGTCGGCGGCCGTCCGGCGATCGTGGTCGTGTCGGACGGCGCTGTGCGATCCGTGCTGCTGTTCCACGTCGAGGGAGGCCGTGTCGTGCGCTACGACGTCATGGCCGATCCGCG encodes:
- a CDS encoding sensor histidine kinase is translated as MVTTGSRAAEGTFSHRALFYRDEIGYVSSTVPFVLDGLDRGEPVVVAVPARRLRRLEDALGAAAEKVRLVDIEELGRNPGRIIPALHTFLDEHPSGPARVIGEPVWSGRAEEEYPACVQHEAMVNLAFVCRPATFMCPYDVDALGPGVVRDAEATHPLLMEADAGGDGARPSPRYSPELAYDRYNEPLSAPPEAFVVPFDVETLSKARRVATEFAARAGIEGDRLDDVALAVGEVCANSVRHGGGHGELAVWGNGDGVVCQVSDEGRLTDRLAGRRPVSKYRHGGRGLFLVNQVADLVRTHVAPDGLTTHIHVRR
- a CDS encoding alpha/beta hydrolase: MRPRHYLGAEVLGTGDGRRWTSRRSVLLGATAVTTLGITSLCGASSTTRSMHYDGAVVVERRYSRHRGESVDVIYKLPRRQPPPGLPMVLLLHGRNGTARRAGPPGLVPGLVEAVNEGRIPPFGFVAVDGGNTYWHEYHHGDDPMAMLLEEVPAWLRERGLADRRGLPFAVVGTSMGGFGALLYARRRSERRQPVRAVGAIAPAFMSWQRMRERNAWRSKAEWRSMDPLANVHATRGIPTGVWCGSDDPFIDGVRAFIRRADPEVADIDPGDHDGSYFRTTVPGLLRFLGRYAPGRPQRRV
- the fdhD gene encoding formate dehydrogenase accessory sulfurtransferase FdhD, with protein sequence MGRVTVRRPVRKLTPHGERRRPDTLAAEEPLEIRLSGTPLAVTMRTPGHDVELAHGFLLSEGVIGHREDVVLARYCDSVDDSGRNTYNVLDLRLAEGVPMPDVGVQRNFYTTSSCGVCGKAALDAVRLKSRFHPAGASFTIEADLLTTLPDSLRERQRVFAATGGLHGAGLFTSDGTVLAVREDVGRHNAVDKVLGWAIQQDRVPAHDLGLLLSGRASFELVQKAAMAGISLVAAVSAPSSLAVELAEECGMTLVGFLRGESMNLYTGNAIA
- a CDS encoding sigma-70 family RNA polymerase sigma factor yields the protein MARFATGSHVREPWELATVESRSGARARRRGNAVDRPITKGAAVTPARLELFESCRPQLLCMAFRITGSDPDAEDVVQEAWIRYERADARGLHNPAAWLTTVTTRLCLDLLRKRREVPWQPGDLPPTDEEWEPGEVVELADEVTAALVVVVRELTPPQRVALVLHEVFGMSFGEVAAVLGTTTGSARKLASRARERLRRRGPKPRQAPAESARKVVEAFLRAAQDGDMDALATVLDPDVVRTADPQALAPGMPQLVRGAGAVVEETRSLRANARRARVATVGGRPAIVVVSDGAVRSVLLFHVEGGRVVRYDVMADPRRLALLEVYPVSGEGARS